Proteins from a genomic interval of Cheilinus undulatus linkage group 15, ASM1832078v1, whole genome shotgun sequence:
- the fzd7a gene encoding frizzled-7a, whose translation MASARSTTGSVLLRIMWLLCGLSLPGSAQHYNSESGISVPEHGFCQPISIPLCTDIAYNQTIMPNLLGHTNQEDAGLEVHQFYPLVKVQCSADLKFFLCSMYAPVCTVLEQAIPPCRSLCERARQGCEALMNKFGFQWPERLRCEAFPVHGAGEICVGQNTSEPSSPVSSSSPYAPGPVTLPPNIGPPNPRPAQNNPYPQFSCPLQLEVPPYLGYRFMGVKDCGAPCEPTKPTGIMYFREDEVKFGRLWVGIWSILCCVSTLFTVLTYLVDMRRFRYPERPIIFLSGCYFMVAVAYAAGFFLEDKVVCVDKFKDDGYRTVAQGTKKEGCTILFMVLYFFGMASSIWWVILSLTWFLSAGMKWGHEAIEANSQYFHLAAWAVPAIKTITILAMGQVDGDVLTGVCFVGIFNVDSLRGFVLAPLFVYLFIGTSFLLAGFVSLFRIRTIMKHDGTKTEKLEKLMVRIGVFSVLYTVPATIVIACYFYEQAFREHWERTWHMQTCKRFAVPCPVHNFAPMTPDFTVFMIKYLMTMIVGITSGFWVWSGKTLQSWRRFYKRLSNGNHGETTV comes from the coding sequence ATGGCGTCGGCCAGGTCCACCACTGGCTCTGTGTTACTGCGGATCATGTGGCTGCTGTGCGGGTTGTCCTTGCCCGGTTCTGCTCAGCATTACAACAGTGAGAGTGGAATATCTGTTCCAGAACACGGATTTTGTCAGCCCATCTCTATTCCCCTTTGCACCGACATCGCCTACAACCAGACCATCATGCCTAACCTACTGGGCCACACAAACCAGGAGGACGCCGGCCTCGAGGTACACCAGTTCTACCCCCTTGTGAAAGTCCAGTGCTCTGCCGATCTAAAGTTCTTTCTCTGTTCAATGTATGCGCCGGTCTGCACAGTGCTGGAGCAGGCCATACCCCCTTGTCGGTCACTGTGTGAGCGTGCAAGGCAAGGATGCGAAGCCTTGATGAATAAATTTGGCTTCCAGTGGCCGGAGCGGCTTCGGTGTGAGGCTTTCCCTGTCCACGGAGCTGGTGAGATCTGTGTCGGTCAGAACACATCCGAGCCCAGCAGTCCGGTCTCATCGTCTTCTCCGTATGCACCCGGCCCCGTGACCCTCCCCCCAAACATTGGCCCACCAAACCCACGCCCGGCTCAGAACAACCCGTACCCCCAGTTCTCCTGCCCTCTACAACTGGAGGTCCCTCCCTATCTGGGCTACCGTTTCATGGGTGTCAAAGACTGTGGAGCACCATGTGAGCCCACCAAACCCACTGGGATAATGTATTTCAGGGAGGATGAAGTGAAATTCGGCCGACTGTGGGTTGGGATCTGGTCCATCTTATGCTGTGTGAGCACACTGTTCACGGTCCTGACCTATTTAGTGGACATGAGGCGGTTCAGATACCCCGAGAGACCCATTATCTTCTTATCAGGGTGTTACTTTATGGTTGCAGTAGCTTACGCTGCAGGATTTTTCTTGGAGGACAAAGTTGTCTGCGTGGATAAATTCAAGGATGATGGCTACAGGACTGTGGCTCAGGGTACTAAAAAGGAGGGCTGCACAATCCTGTTCATGGTGCTGTACTTTTTTGGCATGGCCAGCTCCATCTGGTGGGTGATTTTGTCTCTGACTTGGTTCCTCTCTGCCGGGATGAAATGGGGCCATGAGGCAATAGAAGCTAACTCTCAGTACTTTCACCTAGCTGCATGGGCTGTCCCAGCCATTAAAACCATCACCATTCTTGCCATGGGTCAAGTGGATGGCGACGTACTGACAGGGGTTTGTTTCGTTGGGATTTTTAACGTGGACTCACTTCGTGGCTTCGTCCTGGCTCCGCTTTTTGTCTACCTGTTCATCGGTACTTCCTTCCTCCTTGCTGGCTTTGTGTCCCTCTTTCGGATCCGCACCATCATGAAGCACGACGGCACCAAGACGGAGAAACTAGAGAAGCTGATGGTGCGCATCGGCGTGTTCAGCGTGCTTTACACGGTACCGGCCACTATAGTGATCGCCTGCTACTTTTACGAGCAGGCCTTCAGGGAGCACTGGGAGCGGACCTGGCACATGCAAACCTGCAAGCGGTTTGCGGTTCCTTGTCCGGTTCACAACTTCGCCCCAATGACCCCGGACTTTACAGTGTTCATGATCAAATACCTGATGACCATGATAGTCGGGATCACGTCGGGTTTCTGGGTCTGGTCTGGGAAAACTCTTCAATCGTGGCGCAGGTTCTACAAGCGCCTTAGCAACGGTAACCACGGAGAGACAACCGTCTGA